The Bombina bombina isolate aBomBom1 unplaced genomic scaffold, aBomBom1.pri scaffold_701, whole genome shotgun sequence region tctgatagctcctgcgtggccacgcaggatttggtatgcagacctggtggatatgtcatcggctccaccatggaagctacctttgaggcaggaccttctaatccaaggtccattcaagcatccaaacctagtttctctgcaactgactgcttggagattgaacgcttaattctagctaagcgtgggttctctgaatcagttatagatactctgatacaggctagaatgcctgttactaggaaaatttaccataagatatggcgaaaatatcttggttggtgcgaatccaatggctactcgtggagtaaggttaggattccaaggatattgtcttttctccaagaaggattggagaaagggctgtcagctagttccttaaaaggacagatatctgctctgtctattttgttacacaagcgtctggcagctgtgccagatgttcaggcgtttgtacaggccctagttagaatcaagcctgtctacagacctgtggctcctccatggagtctaaatttagttctttcagttcttcaaggggttccgtttgaacctctacattccatagatattaagttactatcttggaaagttttgtttttggtagctatttcttctgctcgaagagtttctgaattatctgctttgcagtgtaattcaccctatctggtgttccatacagataaggttgttttgcgtaccaaacctggttttcttccaaaagtggtttccaataagaatattaacctggaaatagttgttccttctttgtgtcctaatccagtttctaagaaggaacgtctgttacacaatcttgatgtggttcgtgctttaaaattctatctaaaagcaacaaaagatttccgacaaacatcatccttgtttgttgtctattctggcaagaggagaggtcaaaaagcgactgctacctctctttctggctgaaaagcatcatccgattggcttatgagactgctggaaggcagcctcctgaacaaattacagctcattccactagagctgtggcttccacatgggctttcaagaatgaggcttctgttgaacagatttgtaaggcagcgacttggtcttcactgcatacatttgccaaattttacaaattcgatacttttgcttcttcggaggctatttttgggagaaaggttttacaagcagtggtgccttccgtttaggttacctgacttgttccctcccttcatccgtgtcctattgctttggtattggttcccacaagtaatgatgaagccgtggaccggatacaccaatgtaagagaaaacagaatttatgcttgcctgataaatttctttctcttacggtgtatccggtccacggcccgccctggcaattaagtcaggtttaagtttatttttgtaaaactacagtcaccactgtacagtctcctttttctcctaaccgtcggtcgaatgacggggggggcggagcctgaggggagctatatggacagctctgctgtgtgctctctttgccacttcctgtagggattgagaatatcccacaagtaaggatgaagccgtggaccagatacaccgtaagagaaagaaatttatcaggtaagcataaattctgtttttgtactttagctaattgtatattatttatttaattgtatttaatttaggtaagttatttgattgtagtgtagtgttaggtgttaatgtaacttaggttaggttttattttacaggtacttttgtatttattttagctaggtagttattaaatagttaataactacaggtataccccgctcatacagcgggttagggaccggagccccgctgtaaagtgaaaaccgccttaaagtgaaacaaggcagttttagctttcttttcagtgtttaaaatcctgaaaacatgtttcaactaacatatattaggggtgcaatagcgctaTGTTTAGTTTagcactagcacagcaagtattcaattagtattcaataaatactgtacctgtaaaattgtgacaattactgtagtaaaatttgccagactatagcactgagacacagattgcactgcaatgctataaacagagtgaactaagcataacaaaatggtgccagtaacttttcttgcaatctcacgatgattacagcactgtttcaaaatcgttggaggttgaacttcagctccacaaagcgctgtattagcgaatcgctgtaaagtgaagcgctgtaaagtgaggtatacctgtatttagtaactaatctacctagttaaaataaatacaaacttgcctgtaaaataaaaataaaccctaagatagctacaatgtaactattatattatagctagcttagggtttattttataggtatttagttttaaataggaattatttaggtaataatattaattttttatttagaattattgtaattatatttaaattagggggttgcagattaggggttaataaatgtaggtaggtggtggcgatgttagggacggcatattaggggttaataatatttaactaatgtttgcgaggcgggagtgcggcggtttaggggttaatatgtttattatagtggtggcgacattgggggcggcagattaggggttaataagtgtagttaggttgcggcgacattgggggagggagattaggggttaataaatataatgtaggtgtcggcaatgttgggggcagcagattagggattaataagtataatgtaggtggaggcgatgtttggagcgacagattaggggttaataagaataatgtaggtggcgacgatgtcagaggcagcagattaggggttaataagtgtaagattaggggtgtttagactcggggttcatgttagggtcttaaggtgtaaacataactttagtttccccataggaatcaatggggctacgttactgagttttacgcttcctttttgcaggtgttagactttttctcagccagctctccccgttgatccctatgtggaaatcgtgcacgagcacgtacgaccagctcaccgctgacttaagcagcgctggtattgaagtgcggtatggagttcaattttgctcaacgctcaattcttgctttttaacgcagggtttgtaaaaacctgtaataccagcgctgtaggtaagtgagcggtgagaaaaaactatatagctcctaacgcaaaactcgtaatctggccgatagtaagTTAGCTCTTCTTGTTTGTAGCTAAAAAACAAGTTTTAATGAAATATAAGCAGGAGCTGCACTGAGATACGCCcctgccgctccaagcataggctctGCCCCACTGCACTTCTTTTTAACATGATCTGAaatgctcataatttcagaatgcaattacagaaaaaggggacatatatatatgatttattattttatattaccatctcatagTCTTTAATGTCCATTAAAGATATATGAAGGTGTTACATTATGAGTTTAATACTTCTATGCAAACTACCAAGGTGATTCATCCAACAGAGCTCTTATGCTTGGCAGTTTGTCCTTACACTGGCTGGGCATTTGAGTCCTCTGCAATATTAAGTTCTCTGGCGATAAATGAACGATCCAGTGGAATTTCCAAGAGACCAGTTTCTGCAGTTAGGACACACGCTGAGTATTTGTACTTGTTGAACTCCAAATACTTCCTGATCAACTCATTAATGAGCAGGTTTTCCTGGGATAGGGCTGGTTTTGGCTCATTCTTATCATCCAAAGCTTCAAACACCTCTGCTTGAACCAATGCTTTCAGCTGTCCTAATACTCTTCTCTTTTCCAGCGTATCCTTTAGAACAGCTTTCAGATATGTCAAAGTCACCATAATTATGGTTGGCAAAGCAACGGGTGACAGGTCACAACCGCTAAGAGCACAACACGCATATCCGGAATGCAGAAGGAAACAAAGGAGTCTAGCTACtgcgagcatgcaattttaagcaactttctaatttactcctattatcattttttcttcttctcttgctatctttatttaaaaagcaggaatggaaaacttaggatccggaccattttagattcagcaccctggatagtgcttgcttattggtggctacattttatattgcaaccttAAATATTTTAATGTCCGTTTAATAAAGCCCTGCCTTTGTGTGCTTGTATGAGCTCTGAACCAAATTTCACTTAATTTCAGTTTTCTTAAATATTTGTGTGAGTAGAGTTAATATCATTTTCTTTCACTGTGACAACTGgcaatttcttttcttttcttttccactCTAATTGTTTAAGAGATGATCCACTTCTATTTTAGGCAgttatggcagcattatttccacaAGTCCATGAAATAATAATAGGAACTGTAGAAACTTCTTAAATAAAAGCAAATATACTTCAGATAGGAAACATGGTAGAAGACTGCagtgttgttttttatttgtgaAATTCAAATGGTTTATTAATATTGTTAAAGGTCTTGACCCTTTTTAGAATCATGATagagctttctccaacattggtgtgtccggtccacggcgtcatccttacttgtgggatattctcttcc contains the following coding sequences:
- the LOC128643871 gene encoding centrosomal protein 20-like, whose translation is MVTLTYLKAVLKDTLEKRRVLGQLKALVQAEVFEALDDKNEPKPALSQENLLINELIRKYLEFNKYKYSACVLTAETGLLEIPLDRSFIARELNIAEDSNAQPV